The window ATTCCCGAGGCAAAAGGGGGAATTCTTTCCCTTTAACCCAACGCTCAATGCCCACGCTTGCCACTACCGTCGATGGCCTGAAGCTCCCAAACCCGTTCCTGATCGCCTCAGGCCCTCCAGGAACCAATTTCAACGTCATCAGCCGCGCTTTCCGGGAAGGATGGGGCGGTGTCGTGGCCAAGACCGTCAGCCTGGATGCTTCCAAGGTCATCAACGTCTCCCCGCGCTATGGCAAACTTCACGCCGCCGATGGCCGCGAAGTTGTGGGATGGGAGAATATCGAACTCATCAGCGACCGCCCGCTAGAGATCTGGCTGGAGGAGTTCAAGAAGTGCAAGGACGCCTTCCCCGATCGCATCCTCATTGCCTCGATCATGGAGGAGTACCGTCGCGATGCCTGGGTGGAAATCATCGAGCGTTGCGAGGCGGCAGGCGTCGATGGGTTTGAGCTCAACTTCTCCTGCCCTCATGGTCTGCCGGAGCGAAAGATGGGCTCCGCCATGGGCGAGAACCCCGACATTCTTTCCGAGGTTTGTAGCTGGGTGATGGCCGCAGCCAAAAAGCCGGTATGGGCCAAAATGACGCCAAACGTCACTCATATCGAATCCCCGGCGCGTGCTTCTCTCGCGTCAGGCTGTCACGGTATCAGCGCCATCAATACCATCCGCTCGGTCATCGCGGTGAACCTCGATACACTCCGACCCGAGCCTACGGTGGAGGGTTATACGACTCCCGGCGGCTATTCTTCGAAGGCCATCCGCCCGATTGCGCTCCGCATGTGCATGGAAATTGCGACCATGATCCGCAACGAATTCCCCGGCCGAACCCTGTCCGGCATCGGTGGCATCGAGTCCGGCCACGACGCTGCACAGTTCATCCTTCTGGGTTCCGACACCGTGCAGGTTTGCACTGGCGTCCTGAAGCACGGCTACGAGCTGATCCATTCGATGAAAGAGGAACTCCTCGCCTTCATGGAGAAACACGGCTTTGAAACGCTCGAGGACTTTAAAGGCAAGAGCCTCCAGTACTTCACCACCCACGCGGAACTCGTCCGCCTCCAGCGCGAGGCCAAGAAAAAGGCCGAGACCGACGGGGACTGGAAGAGCGAAACCTTCGTGGCGCAATCCCACGCCCTGAGTCGCTGACATGGCCCTCCTCATTAAAAACGGCGAAATCGTCACCGCCGACTCCCGCTACGTGGCGGATATCTGGTGCGAGGGAGAAACCATCACGCACATCGCTCCCGACATAGAGGTTCCCGCCGGGGCGGAGGTGATCGATGCCTCGGGCAAGTACGTCTTCCCCGGTTTCATTGATCCCCACACCCATATTTATCTCCCGTTCATGGGCACCTATTCCAAGGATGACTATGAGTCCGGGACCAAAGCGGCCCTCATCGGCGGCACCACGACCATCTTCGATATGTGCACGCCGGGGCGGGGAACGACTCCGCTGGAGGGATTTGAAACCTGGACCCGGCAGGCCTCCGGCAAGGCGGCGTGTGATTACGCTTTCCATGTTGGGGTGGCGGGGTTCGACGAGAGTACTCCGGCTCAATTGCGTGAAATCGTTGCGAAGGGTATCGGGTCCTTCAAGATCTTCCTGGCCTATAAGGGGGCGTTGGGAATCGACGATGAAGAGCTTTACGAAACGTTGCGTATTGCCAAGGAACTGGGCGTCATCACCGCTGCTCATT of the Terrimicrobium sacchariphilum genome contains:
- the preA gene encoding NAD-dependent dihydropyrimidine dehydrogenase subunit PreA, which produces MPTLATTVDGLKLPNPFLIASGPPGTNFNVISRAFREGWGGVVAKTVSLDASKVINVSPRYGKLHAADGREVVGWENIELISDRPLEIWLEEFKKCKDAFPDRILIASIMEEYRRDAWVEIIERCEAAGVDGFELNFSCPHGLPERKMGSAMGENPDILSEVCSWVMAAAKKPVWAKMTPNVTHIESPARASLASGCHGISAINTIRSVIAVNLDTLRPEPTVEGYTTPGGYSSKAIRPIALRMCMEIATMIRNEFPGRTLSGIGGIESGHDAAQFILLGSDTVQVCTGVLKHGYELIHSMKEELLAFMEKHGFETLEDFKGKSLQYFTTHAELVRLQREAKKKAETDGDWKSETFVAQSHALSR